The DNA window AAATTGGACTTTTAAAATGTTGTGTGCATAGAATGGTTGGTTCAACAACACGAATGGGCAGCAGAGCGTAAAGAATTGCGAAgcacattttcttttaaaaaattatcttgAGTTCGCATCTTAAGTTTGGTCAACTCATAAACTTTCCATTCTCTCATGGCTAAACCAATATTCACGAAAATTTCTGTGCTTTCACTGAAGACTTTGAGCCATTTGAAAACATCATATAAGTCGAAAAAATTGCAGAGGTTGAGTTGAGGCTAGGAACTTTTGCATGTTTttgtaaatataaaattataacaGAATTATAACTGATTCATTGTAGGTAGGGATTATTCGTTCCTATGCCCTCAACAATCTTCTGATGAGTTCCTTAGCTGAATGATGTTGACGAATTGGTGGCATCTAAAACCGTTTTTAAGAAATTACCGAAAACGCTTGTAGATATCATTGCAGAAAATCCAGAGACATAGTAAAATCCAGTTCTTGATTACTGTGGTTTTAGGTTTGCTCACATTCTCGcttcttctgatttttctgatCTATACCAATCCAATCACACTATCCTTGCTACATAGGTAACAGGAGAGCAAttacgtttaaaaaaataaaaagttgaattttgtttcgtgattatttcgaaattatttttttcatttacttactattgtttgttattattttatttttttatttgttttgatctAAAAACTTGCTGCATTTTTCAACAAGCCGAGAGCGTTTCACTTCGAGAACGTTTTTCGTTATGTCCATAGATCTTACGCAGCTCGCTCGTCTTTCTTCCACAACTCCTCACAGGACCCACCCTTACCAAAATCCTTCACAGAATTATCTTCGCTCGGTACTTAGGTAAAGGAGCCGATATGTCGTgaacagatgaaaaaaaggacaaagaaTTTGGATTAAATTAGCcaagattttctttgaaagtcaCAATTAACCTTGTGAAAAGCTGGTTTCTTCATATTATTTCTTCTGAggggacatttttttttaaattcgctCATTTAGCTGCTCTTCCAGCCAAAGCGATGAAGCTATTTTTCAACTTTGCTGAGTGAATTTTCCCAGCTAAGAATAATCATACAATTTTTAAGGATTAAAAATGGACTATCATCGACTGATCATTGATTTATGTATGTCATCATTTCGATAAAATACTGGCTattaaatcaatgaaaattttttcaaagttattttTACCGCTTCGTTTCCCTCGTTTCTTCCCATGCTTTTGCTTCATCAGCTTATCGAATTCAATTCGTTGAACTAAATCGCTGGATATTGCAGATCAGTGGACATTATGCCTGTATTATAGCCGCTATGGCCTTCACCTTTATTCTCACCTTTACCGTTTCACTCGTTGCAGCCTTAGATGAAGGTGAGATCTTCAGCTGTTCATCCACTTACAACCCTAACTTactttcttctccattttcgACATTTCCCTCGCGAGGTGAAAGTGCCTGTAAAGAATAGTTGTAGGCGGACTGAGGAGGCTCGGGAAGAAAGTGTTATGGGCGGAGAACTGAGATGTgaggaggagaaaagaaggaatagaGAGGATCTTTGAAGAGATAACCTATTAGGAATTAGTAAGAACAAAGGCACCAAAATGAGGTGATCCTAAAAGGCAACGCATCGCAAAACTGACCAGATCGGATCTCGCTCACGATCACGatcataaaattataattcaTGTTGATATTGTTGATGTTGATTTATGTTGATAAGCATGTTAGATGATGCCAGCCTAACTTCGATGCAAATTTGCCATTACCAGTGATGAAAAAAGctttttcggattttctgCATTACTGTATCTGTCGGTGATGATAAATCTCACTTTTGCGATGTTTAAAAACGTTCTAAAAGTAATTTTTGGTGCATAggcaacattttttcttggagagTAAGATGTGCCCCTAGAGTTATTCTCATATAAGTCATCATAactagaacaaaaataaagttggCAGTTGACACCTGAGAGATTATCATGTTACTGACTGATCCTTAACTTTATTTTAAGGTTATTATCTATGAACAGCAAAGGTAATTTTCCGTTTAGAATGTGCCAAATGTGATTTACGTTCGTCGTACTGTAAAATTTGGGAGGACGGCGCAAAAACATGCGCCTGTCGTGACGGGTTCGAACAGATGCCTAACGGCACCTGTCAAGGTTTGCTTCTACTTAGacgttcttttcatttttttgtgttttttgaaCGAGAAgaggtggattttttttcgctccctTCACATTGTTTCGCTggctttgcagagaaaaaaatatcggaattgtggaattaaaaaagataaaggaagTTCCCGGTCACTTCTACATCCTTTTGCTACTTTCGCAGAGAAACATTTGACTGAATTTTATAGTGTCCGGCCCATTGATCTCAAAAGTGAGTGACGACCCATCTGAGGAACCGTTTTGTGTCCTGGGTCAAGCTGAGAAGGCTGCTACGAggtgagcaatttttttttcttgtttgtatTTGTGAAGTTGTTTCTGGTTATTTTTGCAGGTTActtctttttaaacttttatttttttaattttcaaaagaatctgTATTTTTAATGCGCAGACAGTGGAGAAAAATAGACAAACTATGCGATAGTGTTTACAAAAATTGGGTTTTTTTAGAAACACAATGTATGTGATGAagcctttaattttttttctttttgttctcttttgaaTATCGCCAATACTTTCTAATTTCAAGACTTAAGTTTTAAGGATCCTCACTGAGTTGCTGTCGAAGTACGACCGTAATCTCGTGCCTAAGATGAAGGGCGTTGACGTCGACGTTGAGCTGTTGATCCAACGGGTTTCCGAGATATCGGAGATTCAGTCCGCATCTACCATGCACATTTTATTTAGCCAGATCTGGCACGATCCCGGATTATCCTTTGAGGTACGAAGATCTAATTTGAAGAGTTTATGAAGAAATTCACTAAGAATTCAAGAGATTTCTAAGAAAGCCTCTTCTCTTGAAGCTTTACTCCTTTTATTTACTGAATCATTCAACtatattgtcttttttttattctgtcgtTTGTCTACTtttaatatttacatttatatttttcgaatttttattttcatagttCTCTATTCAGCATGAAGAAGGAGCGCAATGTCTCACTAATCTCTCCCTTTCTCATCGAATGGTGGACAACATCTGGTTGCCGAATGTCTGTATTGTAAACAGTAAAGGTACAAGTTGACTATCAAGTTCTGTAGAACTATCAGAGCGCACCATCTTCAGCGTTAACCGTGTTGCTGCAACGTATAAGCGCAGCCAAAGGTCATCTGTATGTCCGCTTTCATACAGCAATCGCCACAATGAATCGGCCTTACCTTGATTTCCTATCCACTGATTTTCAGGTTCTGTCATCCATAAAAGTCCTACgccaaatatttttctcgcGATCTTCCCTAATGGCACTGTTTGGATGAATTACAggtgaaaactttttttccatcgtTTGCACTGCGGACAAAAACGTGATCGGCTAAAACTGCGAGTGCTACATTGACCAAAACGTTTCGGATATTTTCTTTCGAGTGCTAGAATTCCATTGCGCATAGAGTTTCACGTCCACGCGCAGGGAGCTTTCTGGAAGCGGTCTCTCCAGAAATAGGATGGCGGGAGACAAAATATGCTTGCAGTACAACTTTAACTTGGACTGATTCTGAAGCCGTCCTCTTCCGAGTGATGAGTGAGATCCGAGAAAAGGTGGCTACCCAATAGATTCAGGTGTGGGCTGTGTCGAGGATGAGGAAGAGCCGTTCAGACGTATTCGCTAAGCTTCtactccactttttttcctcttttcggTCATCGAATAGTTTAGAACACATTGGCACAATTCTTCCTTCCTTCAACTTCGACAGGAGCATGGGCATCGTTAGAGTCCTTGCAATCTCCATTGTCTATCGAGAGGGGTTTGCTTTCACGACAAACTACAACTCGTTCAATTTGAGACGTTTAGAAGACGTCCGGGTCTTACTCACTTCCTCTTCACTCGCCCTTCGTCTTTGAGACTGCAGTGATCTTGCCTTAAAACGGATTGCACCACTTCATGATGGTGTGGAAGCTCGGCGCATGTTCTTCGCAAACTTCCATCACTTTGGTCGCTGCAACCTTCGCAATGATTAAGAAGAAGTCATTGTGAAGATTAGAAGAAGGAACTTATGTGATTACGCAGATTCTGGCAGTCCGGGACTAAGTCGACCTCTCTGCTTCACAGAAGAGGGATCTAAGGCTAATGGCTAGTGTACCTAAATAGACTATTACCATTAAATACCATAAGGTCGGGATTATCATTCTTTAGTTTGGTCAGATACTGCACGTTCCAAAAATGTCTAAAAGCttctaaaagcaaaaaagagctAACGCTCCTTAAAGCTGGCTAACCTAATGGTTAGATTTTCCTCAtcttaattttattctaaccgttcaattattttatttgcacCGCAGAATCCTGTCcatttccccttttttcttttgtctcctataatttaaaatattttctttagaatAGTCGTGGAATCTCCGTGTGAAATGGATTTCAGGTACGTAACTTTACGGTGACATTTGAAGTTTCGCATTCTTTGCTCGTAATGTCATCAGTTAACTATCGGATTCCTGTGAAATCCGATCCAACACGTGTTCGATGAATGTCGGACAACCGGGCACAATAATGAAACTAGACGACAACAGGAATATCGCTATAACAAATCGGTATTGTACTGAGAAGagtaaagaataaaaggagATAACTAGGAGAGGATTCGTTATTGAGGATTTGTTATGGTCTTACAGTACGCCATTACAGCTTCTTCCCGATGGATCGCGTTATGTGCACAACAATCTTTGAAAGCTACTCTTTCAACGTTGGAAAGGTGAGTTGAtcagtttttatttgtatttatttgctcCTTCattttactcctttttttcgttttttttttcttcttttcgatcGGGTAATTCACTATCAGTTACCATTAATTCACCTATtgttaataaatgaatgaataaatgcaCCCGCTAACTGGGTAgttcatccatccattcatctCCCTAACTTCCTCTGTTTATTCGCacaaatattcatttattccgGAAGTCAAACAATTATTCCTTTGACCACTtgagtaaataaacaatatattTCCTCAGACACATctattcattcactcattccatacattctcatttattcatcCATCCACACACTTTTCCATTCCTCTACTACATGTTTGTTAAGAGGGAAGCTCTAGTCCCTGCTACTACTCATTTTCTTATGCATGTACTAATATGTACTGAGAGGAAAATTATTTAGTTGAAATCACATACTAGTTTTAATAAGAaagatttaaattaatttaatttaatttcaataaataagaattcaataaataaattaataaagtcAGTCGTCTCCAGTAGTTGCTCACAAGATTTTTGCTGATATCAACTTGGTTCCcacgtattttttaaatccgGTGTTATCCTCCGAGGCAAAATCTGTCAAATCCTAAAACTTCTGCACTATTATTTGGAAGCGTTGACTGTAGTCTGTTTTTCTCGTAGGTTCGTCTTCATTGGAAACGACAAGGTCAACCGGTAGAATTTATAGACGAGGTGAAGCTGCCTGATTTTCATATGACAACGTTTATTCACGAGAAAGCAACATTTCAATATCCTGCGGGAGTTTGGGATCAAGTGGGTCGATTTTCTTGTTGTGATTTTGTTTCTATAGATTTTGGAACATTTTCTggtattttctgtgaaaatatctttttctccttctatGGTTAATTGCTAATCGCTATTTTTTCAGCTCAATATTAAGTTGTTCTTTCGAAGATCATACGGGTTCTATATACTTCAAATTTATCTTCCCACATATTGTATGGTAAGTTGCGTTGTTTGAGGCGGATAAGATCATGGCGTTTatgattttttcccttttttgggTCCTTTTCGATATTAATTTTGACTATTTGATTGATTTAAGGTACTGATTAGTTGGATCTCGTTCTGGCTGGATCGAAAAAGCCTTCCGGCTCGAGTGACGCTCGGCGTCTCTTCACTCATGGCACTTACTTTACAATATAGTAATGTCGCAAGGAGTTTGCCTAAGGTAAACAGggtcattattttttttgcaataattcTTCCTCTCCCACCTTTTTCAGGTGGCGGAGAGAGGAGGGGGAGAGGAGTTCGTGAGAAGAGTACAGTATGCGTATCACTTAACTGTCCTCTGTTTGTAAGGTCATTTCgtgaagtgcaaaaaaaatgtcatttaaTTTGAATTGGTCCAACGCATGTCCAGAGAAcctattttgaaagaaatccctttctgaaacttctttttttggaagaagcTCTGGCCACGACAGTCACCTCGAAATATACtctaataaatattattttcttattattctaCGATGAATGCTGTCATTTCACAAAATGCTactacttttcatttcttgtgtttttcaatttattacaCGAGAACAATCTAGCAAACTAATTTCCATTGAGATTACTGGAACCATCAACCTTTCAcaggaaaattttcacctTCTCGTGtggaaattcctagaaaatcaACCGAACAGCCTCGAAattaaaagagtttttttttgcttttttgtgcAGCTTAATTTCTCTAACTTTAATTTAACTTAAATTGAAGCTTGAATATGAATAATCCTTATGCAAATCTGAAAATTACTTCcggaattttcagaaaaaaggaaaaaaaatattatgtgTAACAGTATATTCCAGGTATCTTACGTGAAAGGCTTGGATTTGTTCATGTTCGGTTGTGTTGGCTATATTTTCCTTTCGATCGTTGAACTCGCTGTTGTTGGGACCTTAGAGAACAAGAAAATTAGGTGATTTCCTGAATTTCTATCTGTCTgaattcttcgaaatttcttcCGTGTCAGGTCTAACGAGGATTTCTTATCCGATGAAGAAGTTAAGAAAAGCGTTTTTCAACGAACTTTTTCGTCTAAAAGCTTCCGATCCGGCTATGTAAGTTATTTTTTATGCGTTTActtaattgttatttttttatggttCGCATTTCCTGTTTATATCAAGACCCATTGGTCCCCGCTACAATATAGTTTGTAATTGTTTCATCAAAACACATCTCGACCTACATACAGCGATTTTTtcccacagttttttttttgacgattcTAGCAAACATTGTGTCGTAGGAAATCAATGATCTCTGTTACTCGGTAGATTTTTGGTGCTGTACTGGTAGACATATCATACAAACATCAAAACACCTTGTTAAAAGATATTTACACCGGTTctaatttgattttcttctgtatttttgtttttatggtCTTAGgatgttgtaaaaaaaagtgcacgtCCTTTTCTGGTATCCATGGTTTTTGGTGTATGATTATTTTCTGAGCAATTCCATCTTTTTAGAGTTGTTCATTGCTCTGACAGAAAAGATCCGAAGTACACCTTTTCCGACTAACCTGAATTTAAAATACTTCAAatcaactttttgaaaaataatttcaacaaACAGTTTTCAACAATTACCCTGATGACACAAAAGGAGCATGAACCGCTGACCGACAGCGCACTGGTGCCATGGCGACTGTCCAAGTCGATTTCAGCGGAAAGTACTGCACGACAGATGCACGGCAAAGCTGTAAAAGAACTGTGAAATAGTTCTATTCTCGAAAAAGAGTATCTGTATAGCAGCTATGGAAGAAACATTCACTCCCGGATGTTAAGACGTCCACGTTTTAATAGTCTGGAATTAGTTCACCATTCCTTCAGTtgtctttttctatttctgattTGAGGTGATTCATTTTCTAGAACTAAACTCAGTGATGTCAATGTTCCTCACGTCCGGTGGATCGAGTATCTGCCCACAGATCTGCAGCAAATTATTCCCTTTCAAAATATTCCTTTGAGTTCTCCTTCAATCCACTCCTCTTTTACAATTTTAGGGACCAACGCGGGGTTGCGAATCCAACTGCGGTTCACCGGAAGATTGGCAAAAGCACTCATGGAATGACAGAACCTATGTCGAGTGTCCTGAGCCGAAACCTCCCGGAGGGAATTCGCCTCCAGACCTCGAAGCCGACACCAATAATCAGGTCTCTTCCATTTTAACCTGACGTCAATTTGATCGCGATGTAATTTTGAACCATTTGCTCATCACTGCAATGTTGTAAACATGGGGAATAAAGTTGGGAATTCGGGTGGCAGGTCATTACGAGGCGTGCTCAAACCTAAGGCAGAAATCACGTGGAACCGAATCGAATCACTAGTGACGTAATATTGCACAGATCGCCAATGAAAGTACGCAAAAAAAGGCGTAGGCCgaaaacttccaaaattttcctcgCTTATCCCTCATCGACGGCGTGAAATCCAATTAATGTAACTCAAGCAAGCAGAAGAAGCTGCACCACGCTCAGAATCGTGGACGTGTTTTGGATTGTCGCCCGCAATAAGTAGCATCGTTGGGCAGATAAGATCACATAAGAATGTTTTCTCCGCTTTTTTATTAGATCACAAGGGATAATTGTGCGTGATGTCTCTCATACTGCTCTGATGCAAGCTACTCCTGTATACGTATCCATGGGAATATTCtaacatcatcaatttcgtgagaCGCTGACTCTCGTCGAAGGCGCGTAGCTCATCGTTCACGCTTTCGGCCTTAAAAAACCTTAAAGGAGGCGACAGCGTAGAGTTGAGTTAGTAGATTGCGGGAGCCactgtggttccgctcatttttccTTAATCGTCGAAACAAAAACGCttgggaatcgctttagttcctacgaggcgcgttagaacgctcctctcagcagcctattcatttgtcTCACTCGAATTGTCAGTCAAGAAGACATGactgatcttcgaccactCGCACATGGATGCGATCCGCGCACAAATGTGGCGAGTTGCAACTGAGatcgtcttccacgccgttttttacgacgattagggaacgGTGAGCGGAACCGTGCCGcgttccacaatctactatccgaaCTGTACTCTTTCCCTGTGGGTTCCGCAACCACGTCAAATCTTGAGACGACGGCTTTAAGAGCATACCGTAAAACTAAGGGAAGTTGTAGTCCCTCCAGGAATAGATAGAGACACTTCATGAGTACGAGCACATGTGCCGTCACGCAAAATTTTCCTGATAGTCTAGAAAAATGGCGAGGAAACTGCACTCTCTATCCTCAAAGAAGACACCGTGCTACTTCTGCAAGAGATCGAGCATTAAACGGGCTGTTCATACTCTATCTACTCGCTCGCTGACTGACACGATAATTATGCCTGTTCTAGCAAGAGCGGCACATTATTAGGAGCCTCGTCACAGGGTCCGTCGGGGCAACTTTGTtgtccacgccgtttttctgaatatttaaGGGAATTTGAACGTAATCGCGCTTGTGAACTATATCCCTGCCTCTATCTATTCCTGGGAAAATGGGAAAACAGTCATATTTGTGGTGTGCTGCATTTCAAGAATTCAATGTAAGCGAAAATGTTCAAATGTACAAATAAAAACCGGAGCGATTGTGACCTGTCGCTGAAGCCAATCAGACGAAACTCAATGACATATAATTTGACGAAGTAAACAGTAAATATGAATCAAAGTAGTTGCGCGCGACGTGAGTACATAGAACGGTCGACATTCCACTGATGGACCTAACAACAACTTAcaatgttgtttatttgtagcGTTGTGAAGAATTGAGCTAGGGAGGTAAACGAACAAACAATAAGTGAACGTCTACTGTATCGTGAAGTACATGTCAATCACTTGTTGTCGTTTTTTATTTGCAGTCAAGGTTACCCggcactttttctttcgttagAAAAACCTCGCCGGAAATGCGAGGAAAATTTGACTTTTATGGTGCTATTTTGATGTATTTCCCTTCAATAAGGATGTCCACAAGAAATCCatgattattttttgcaaaccAAAATCCCAAAACCAATGCACGCATCCAAGATTAGATGAAAATCCACCGTTTTAGATGCTTGTGTTCGTCCGACAACGAAAAGCGTCAAGAAAAAGACGCCGGCGATTGGTCTCGGGACGATTATTTCATAAATGGTCTGGTGAAGATATGGACAGGTAGGGAATTAAGTTGAAAGACTGTCTAGGACTGAAAATAAACACTTTACTTGCTTAACTCACtttactgttttatttttcaactctatatgaacttttttgagtttttttcgagCACTAAGTTATGAAACTTTAGCGAAGCGAAGTGAAAATAGAGTGGaactttcttttcatgtcCTAACCACCGGTTAAAATCCacgattgtttttattttcattttgttttgctccAAGATGACAGTACTTGTATTCCTGGCATCATTACTTTTCTTCTGTGTTGCTTGTTTCGCACAGATTTAGTCTAAGAAGTCTAAGAATGATTTCCTCAAACAACTCCAAAAATTCGCAGTAACTGgtgtacacttttttttttacaagaattACTTCAAtggtttttaaaaacatcTATAATGTGGGAAGATTTActtaaaaattacatttacaATACAAATTCCCAGGAAAGAGGCCCTAAAATCACACTTTTCTCATTCTTAAATTCACGTCTGGAAGACATGATAGGAACTACAACATGagtgttcttttttaattttctcggTTCGGTTTCAATGAAATCTTCCGAGAATCCAggataaattttttgaacaattcgACGCAAAGCaactttccac is part of the Necator americanus strain Aroian chromosome V, whole genome shotgun sequence genome and encodes:
- a CDS encoding hypothetical protein (NECATOR_CHRV.G21168.T2); the protein is MQIRGADLPILKLSKFEKMGNSQSDSISGHYACIIAAMAFTFILTFTVSLVAALDEECAKCDLRSSYCKIWEDGAKTCACRDGFEQMPNGTCQVSGPLISKVSDDPSEEPFCVLGQAEKAATRILTELLSKYDRNLVPKMKGVDVDVELLIQRVSEISEIQSASTMHILFSQIWHDPGLSFEHEEGAQCLTNLSLSHRMVDNIWLPNVCIVNSKGSVIHKSPTPNIFLAIFPNGTVWMNYRIVVESPCEMDFSFFPMDRVMCTTIFESYSFNVGKVRLHWKRQGQPVEFIDEVKLPDFHMTTFIHEKATFQYPAGVWDQLNIKLFFRRSYGFYILQIYLPTYCMVLISWISFWLDRKSLPARVTLGVSSLMALTLQYSNVARSLPKVSYVKGLDLFMFGCVGYIFLSIVELAVVGTLENKKIRSNEDFLSDEEVKKSVFQRTFSSKSFRSGYGPTRGCESNCGSPEDWQKHSWNDRTYVECPEPKPPGGNSPPDLEADTNNQMLVFVRQRKASRKRRRRLVSGRLFHKWSGEDMDRFCQKLFPISFTFCNLIYWMYYTAKSKD
- a CDS encoding hypothetical protein (NECATOR_CHRV.G21168.T1) is translated as MAFTFILTFTVSLVAALDEECAKCDLRSSYCKIWEDGAKTCACRDGFEQMPNGTCQVSGPLISKVSDDPSEEPFCVLGQAEKAATRILTELLSKYDRNLVPKMKGVDVDVELLIQRVSEISEIQSASTMHILFSQIWHDPGLSFEHEEGAQCLTNLSLSHRMVDNIWLPNVCIVNSKGSVIHKSPTPNIFLAIFPNGTVWMNYRIVVESPCEMDFSFFPMDRVMCTTIFESYSFNVGKVRLHWKRQGQPVEFIDEVKLPDFHMTTFIHEKATFQYPAGVWDQLNIKLFFRRSYGFYILQIYLPTYCMVLISWISFWLDRKSLPARVTLGVSSLMALTLQYSNVARSLPKVSYVKGLDLFMFGCVGYIFLSIVELAVVGTLENKKIRSNEDFLSDEEVKKSVFQRTFSSKSFRSGYGPTRGCESNCGSPEDWQKHSWNDRTYVECPEPKPPGGNSPPDLEADTNNQMLVFVRQRKASRKRRRRLVSGRLFHKWSGEDMDRFCQKLFPISFTFCNLIYWMYYTAKSKD